The Shumkonia mesophila genome contains a region encoding:
- a CDS encoding carbohydrate ABC transporter permease, whose translation MHKTLISELSPDALAEVRRTERRQRLNAAVRYAILIACGFAMIYPLLWLVGASFKTNHEIFTEIGFIPLAPTVDGYIEGWKTSTEYTFGRFFLNTFAILIPKVLATAFSSVLVAYGFARFEFPGKKLLFAVLIGTLLLPNVVTRIPQYILFRELGWLDSYLPLWVPQLFAVDAFFVFMLIQFLRGIPRDMEEAAMIDGCRPTQVLIHIVIPILKPAIISVCLFQFMWSMNDFLGPLIYISSVEKYPIALALKMSISVTESFEWNRILSMTVLALVPSLVVFFLAQKYFIEGISTTGLKG comes from the coding sequence ATGCACAAGACGCTCATTTCCGAATTGTCCCCGGATGCCCTGGCCGAAGTCCGCCGCACCGAACGGCGCCAGCGGCTCAACGCGGCCGTCCGCTATGCCATCCTGATCGCCTGCGGCTTCGCCATGATCTATCCGCTGCTGTGGCTGGTCGGCGCGTCGTTCAAGACCAACCACGAGATCTTCACCGAGATCGGCTTCATTCCGCTGGCCCCGACGGTGGACGGCTACATCGAAGGCTGGAAGACCTCGACCGAGTACACCTTCGGGCGCTTCTTCCTCAATACTTTCGCCATCCTGATCCCGAAGGTTTTGGCCACCGCTTTCTCCTCGGTGCTGGTCGCTTACGGCTTCGCGCGTTTCGAGTTCCCCGGCAAGAAACTGCTGTTCGCCGTCCTCATCGGCACCCTGCTGCTGCCCAACGTGGTGACCCGCATCCCGCAGTACATTCTGTTCCGCGAGCTGGGCTGGCTGGATTCCTACCTGCCGCTGTGGGTGCCGCAACTGTTCGCGGTCGACGCCTTCTTCGTCTTCATGCTGATCCAGTTCTTAAGGGGCATCCCGCGCGACATGGAGGAGGCGGCGATGATCGACGGCTGCCGTCCGACCCAGGTCCTGATCCACATCGTCATTCCCATCCTCAAGCCGGCCATCATCTCGGTCTGCCTGTTCCAGTTCATGTGGTCGATGAACGACTTCCTGGGGCCGCTGATCTACATCTCGTCGGTCGAGAAATACCCCATCGCGCTGGCGCTCAAGATGTCGATCTCGGTCACCGAATCCTTCGAATGGAACCGCATTCTGTCGATGACGGTGCTGGCCCTCGTCCCGTCGCTCGTCGTCTTCTTCCTGGCCCAGAAGTACTTCATCGAGGGAATCTCGACCACCGGACTGAAAGGATAA
- a CDS encoding carbohydrate ABC transporter permease — protein sequence MYENRLLGFTYVTPYVIGLLVFTAFPFLASLGLSFTEYNLIDPPYWVGLENFEYMFFKDRVFWKSLSVTLLYVFMTVPLKLVFALYIAHILNFRLKGINLFRTAYYVPSILGGSVAIAVLWRYMFADYGVINLILGAVGIDPVPWFGQPGWALFTITLLRLWQFGSAMVIFLAALQNVPQSLYEAALIDGANKWQAFLKITVPLITPVIFFNFVMQLVQAFQEFNGPYIITGGGPLKATYLLPLYVYDAAFRDFEMGYGSALAWVLFTIVMVFTVIAFATSKYWVFYSGDKRS from the coding sequence ATGTACGAGAACAGGCTTCTCGGCTTCACCTATGTGACGCCCTATGTGATCGGGTTGCTGGTCTTCACGGCCTTCCCGTTCCTGGCCTCCCTGGGGCTGAGCTTCACCGAGTACAACCTGATCGATCCGCCCTATTGGGTGGGCCTCGAGAACTTCGAGTACATGTTCTTCAAGGACCGGGTGTTCTGGAAGTCGCTGTCCGTCACGCTCCTCTACGTCTTCATGACGGTGCCGCTGAAGCTGGTCTTCGCGCTCTACATCGCGCACATCCTCAATTTCCGCTTGAAGGGCATCAACCTTTTCAGGACCGCCTACTACGTGCCCTCGATCCTCGGCGGGTCCGTCGCCATCGCCGTGCTGTGGCGCTACATGTTCGCCGACTACGGGGTGATCAACCTGATCCTGGGCGCCGTCGGCATCGACCCGGTGCCGTGGTTCGGCCAGCCGGGCTGGGCGCTGTTCACCATCACGCTGCTCCGCCTCTGGCAGTTCGGCTCGGCCATGGTCATCTTCCTGGCCGCGCTGCAGAACGTGCCGCAATCCCTCTACGAGGCGGCGCTGATCGACGGCGCCAATAAGTGGCAGGCCTTCCTCAAGATCACCGTGCCCCTGATCACGCCGGTCATCTTCTTCAATTTCGTCATGCAGTTGGTCCAGGCTTTCCAGGAGTTCAACGGCCCCTACATCATCACCGGCGGCGGACCGCTCAAGGCCACCTACCTGCTGCCGCTTTACGTCTATGACGCCGCCTTCCGGGACTTCGAGATGGGCTACGGCTCGGCGCTGGCGTGGGTGCTGTTCACCATCGTTATGGTGTTCACCGTCATCGCGTTTGCCACCTCGAAGTACTGGGTCTTCTATTCCGGCGACAAGCGGAGCTGA
- a CDS encoding helix-turn-helix transcriptional regulator: MDGIVENPINVLPSGNLTLALPRTLIRMRHDEKWHVDKRIDCHDLFICLTGAAHYLLDEEPYTIAEGQALFVPAGTRYRGHHAGGGLYTGPAQHFDLKLFNEIDLFSLISVKPLVTFSRWKEIRPLVEFYMAVSPEETNSLQQHYLFLTLLLEFINEAFIAWKGGNSLPWHVASTAIKISDDILDRDHVERVLGRVPYSRDYFIRVFRQFIGYTPARFQQYRRIERAKDFLNTGRSVKDTASLLGYADPYYFSRLFKRYTGIAPRRATRE; this comes from the coding sequence ATGGACGGAATCGTTGAAAATCCCATCAACGTTTTGCCGTCTGGCAACCTGACGCTGGCCCTGCCGCGCACGCTCATCCGCATGCGCCACGACGAGAAGTGGCACGTCGACAAGCGCATCGACTGCCACGACCTGTTCATCTGCCTGACCGGCGCCGCCCATTACCTGCTGGACGAGGAACCCTACACCATCGCCGAGGGCCAGGCGTTGTTCGTGCCGGCCGGCACCCGCTATCGCGGCCACCATGCCGGGGGCGGCCTTTACACCGGGCCGGCCCAGCACTTCGACCTCAAGCTGTTCAACGAGATCGACCTTTTTTCGCTGATCTCGGTCAAGCCGCTGGTCACCTTCTCGCGCTGGAAGGAAATCCGCCCGCTGGTCGAGTTCTACATGGCGGTCAGCCCCGAGGAGACCAACTCGCTCCAGCAGCACTATCTGTTTCTCACCCTGCTGCTGGAATTCATCAACGAGGCCTTCATCGCCTGGAAGGGCGGCAACAGCCTGCCCTGGCACGTCGCCAGCACCGCCATCAAGATCAGCGACGATATCCTGGATCGCGACCACGTGGAGCGGGTGCTGGGGCGCGTGCCCTACAGCCGCGACTATTTCATCCGCGTCTTCCGCCAGTTCATCGGCTATACCCCGGCCCGCTTCCAGCAATACCGGCGCATCGAGCGGGCCAAGGACTTCCTCAATACCGGCCGCTCGGTCAAGGATACCGCCAGCCTGTTGGGCTATGCCGATCCCTACTATTTCAGCCGGCTGTTCAAGCGCTACACCGGCATCGCCCCCCGGCGCGCCACCCGCGAGTGA
- a CDS encoding YciI family protein, translated as MRFMMLMIPKGYETAEPDTMPDADAVAAMMKYNEALKEAGVLLSLDGLHPPSAGVRVSFAGGKPEVTEGPFPGATECLGGYWMIDVKSKEDAIAWAKRCPASENETIEIRQVFEMEEFPADVQEAAAGFADMQAETRQRRKA; from the coding sequence ATGCGATTCATGATGCTGATGATCCCCAAGGGCTATGAGACGGCCGAGCCGGACACCATGCCGGACGCCGACGCGGTGGCCGCCATGATGAAGTACAACGAAGCCCTGAAGGAGGCCGGCGTGTTGCTTTCGCTCGACGGCCTTCACCCGCCGTCGGCGGGGGTCCGCGTCTCGTTCGCCGGCGGCAAGCCGGAGGTGACCGAGGGGCCGTTCCCCGGCGCGACGGAATGCCTCGGCGGCTATTGGATGATCGACGTGAAGTCGAAGGAAGACGCGATCGCCTGGGCCAAGCGCTGCCCGGCGTCGGAAAACGAGACCATCGAGATCCGCCAGGTGTTCGAGATGGAGGAGTTCCCCGCCGACGTCCAGGAAGCCGCGGCAGGGTTCGCCGATATGCAGGCCGAAACGCGGCAGCGCCGGAAGGCGTGA
- a CDS encoding VOC family protein, producing the protein MQVQPYLFFNGRCEEAIEFYRKALGAEVEMLVRFKDSPDEHPPEMGEIDPESVMHATLKIGDAVLLASDGCGNEPTSFKGFSLSLTATSKTEADRFFNALADGGEVQMPLGETFFSPRFGMLTDRFGVSWMIYVAPAATAAAAA; encoded by the coding sequence ATGCAAGTTCAGCCTTATCTGTTCTTCAACGGCCGCTGCGAGGAGGCCATCGAGTTCTACCGCAAGGCTCTGGGTGCCGAGGTGGAGATGCTTGTGCGTTTCAAGGACAGTCCGGACGAGCACCCCCCGGAGATGGGGGAGATCGATCCAGAAAGCGTGATGCACGCCACCCTCAAGATCGGCGATGCGGTCCTGTTGGCCTCTGACGGTTGCGGCAACGAGCCCACGAGTTTCAAGGGCTTTTCGCTGTCGCTGACGGCCACTAGCAAAACTGAGGCCGACCGCTTTTTCAATGCGCTGGCCGACGGCGGCGAGGTGCAGATGCCGTTGGGAGAGACTTTCTTCTCTCCACGCTTCGGCATGCTGACCGACCGCTTCGGCGTGTCGTGGATGATCTACGTCGCCCCGGCGGCCACCGCGGCGGCAGCCGCTTGA
- a CDS encoding YybH family protein: MSPDTMTHRKIETTAEDEIRAAVDSWVKAVVARDIEGIMSHYAPDVVSFDAIVALQFKGREAYRKHWEACLSMCEGEMAFEVHELAVAAERDVAFCHYLVTCGATKEDGEKQVGWMRATVCYRSIGERWLIVHEHFSAPFDMESGKALLDLVP; this comes from the coding sequence ATGAGTCCCGATACGATGACCCACAGGAAGATCGAAACCACCGCCGAGGACGAAATCCGTGCCGCGGTCGACAGCTGGGTGAAAGCCGTTGTCGCGCGCGACATCGAAGGGATCATGTCGCATTACGCCCCGGACGTCGTTTCCTTCGACGCCATCGTGGCCCTGCAATTCAAGGGCCGGGAGGCCTACCGCAAGCATTGGGAAGCCTGCCTTTCCATGTGCGAGGGCGAGATGGCGTTCGAGGTTCACGAACTGGCGGTCGCGGCCGAGCGCGACGTCGCCTTCTGCCACTATCTAGTGACATGCGGCGCCACCAAGGAGGATGGCGAAAAGCAGGTCGGTTGGATGCGCGCCACCGTCTGCTATCGCTCGATCGGCGAGAGGTGGCTGATCGTGCACGAGCACTTCTCGGCGCCGTTCGACATGGAGAGCGGCAAGGCGCTGCTCGATCTCGTGCCCTAG
- a CDS encoding GFA family protein, with translation MSLHGSCHCGKIAYTVNVEPPTDAIECNCSICRRKGSLLAFFTPDQFTLKTSRDDISVYTFNQHVIRHQFCKVCGCGPFAEGVGPGGQAMVAINLRCVEGIDLAKIRITPFDGASL, from the coding sequence ATGAGCCTTCACGGAAGCTGCCACTGCGGGAAGATTGCGTACACTGTGAACGTGGAGCCACCGACCGACGCCATCGAATGCAACTGCTCGATCTGCCGGCGGAAGGGCTCGCTGTTGGCTTTCTTCACGCCAGACCAATTTACCCTCAAGACGTCGCGCGACGACATATCCGTCTACACCTTCAACCAGCACGTCATTCGCCACCAATTCTGCAAGGTCTGCGGCTGCGGGCCGTTCGCCGAGGGCGTGGGGCCCGGCGGCCAGGCGATGGTGGCCATCAACCTGCGCTGCGTCGAAGGCATCGACCTCGCGAAAATCAGGATCACGCCGTTCGACGGGGCCAGCCTGTAG
- a CDS encoding MoaD/ThiS family protein, with protein MSAAPVIVRLPDALLALFPGAPRRLEIAAATVGEAIEGLDRRWPGMRDRLCDSTPAIRRHINVFVEGERATLETRIQPGAEVFVLTAISGGRPPADGRA; from the coding sequence ATGAGCGCGGCCCCGGTGATCGTGCGCCTGCCCGACGCCCTGCTGGCCCTGTTCCCGGGGGCGCCCCGGCGGCTGGAAATCGCCGCGGCGACGGTCGGCGAGGCGATCGAGGGTCTCGATCGCCGCTGGCCGGGCATGCGCGACCGGCTGTGCGATTCGACGCCGGCCATCCGCCGCCACATCAACGTTTTCGTCGAGGGCGAGCGCGCCACCCTGGAGACCCGAATTCAACCCGGCGCCGAGGTGTTCGTCCTGACGGCCATCAGCGGCGGCCGACCGCCGGCGGACGGCCGGGCATAA
- a CDS encoding WD40/YVTN/BNR-like repeat-containing protein: MTQKVFILVGTKKGAFIFESEPGRRAWAQRGPYCETWPLNHMVGDAASGAIYAGGGNEWFGPAVWKSTDLGRTWTHSSEGLAYEAGEQPIKSVWSLAPRNGSLYAGVEPAGLFRSDDGGQSWSHVAGLREHPSRPHWQPGGGGLILHSLVRHPTDDHQIWVGISAAGVFYTADGGATWQPRNQGTRADFLPEGERYPEMGQCVHCLVMAPGKSERLYQQNHCGMYRSDDGGERWESIEAGLPSSFGFPAAAHPYDPETLYLLPLNGDSSGRYVPEAKAAVWRTRDGGATWRALRKGLPQENVYFGVLRQAMATDRLEPAGVYFGTNTGMLFASADEGESWSRVAEYLPPILSVETLVAEA; encoded by the coding sequence ATGACGCAGAAAGTTTTCATCCTGGTCGGCACCAAAAAAGGCGCCTTCATTTTCGAAAGCGAGCCCGGCCGGCGGGCGTGGGCGCAGCGCGGCCCCTACTGCGAGACGTGGCCGTTGAACCACATGGTCGGCGACGCGGCGAGCGGTGCCATCTATGCCGGCGGCGGCAACGAATGGTTCGGCCCGGCGGTCTGGAAATCGACGGATCTCGGCAGGACGTGGACGCATTCGAGCGAGGGGCTGGCCTACGAGGCCGGCGAACAGCCGATCAAGTCGGTGTGGAGTCTGGCGCCTCGCAACGGCAGCCTTTATGCCGGCGTCGAGCCGGCCGGCCTCTTTCGCAGCGACGACGGCGGCCAGTCGTGGTCCCACGTCGCCGGACTTCGCGAGCATCCGTCCCGCCCCCACTGGCAGCCGGGCGGCGGCGGCCTCATCCTGCATTCGCTGGTTCGCCATCCGACCGACGACCACCAGATTTGGGTCGGCATTTCGGCGGCCGGCGTTTTTTACACGGCCGACGGCGGCGCCACCTGGCAGCCGCGCAACCAGGGGACGCGGGCCGATTTCCTGCCGGAAGGGGAACGCTATCCCGAGATGGGCCAGTGCGTGCACTGTCTGGTGATGGCGCCTGGAAAGTCCGAACGGCTGTACCAGCAGAACCATTGCGGCATGTATCGCAGCGACGACGGCGGTGAGCGCTGGGAGAGCATCGAGGCGGGCCTGCCGTCCTCCTTCGGGTTTCCGGCGGCGGCCCATCCGTACGACCCCGAAACCCTCTACCTGCTGCCGCTCAACGGTGATTCGTCGGGGCGCTATGTGCCGGAGGCCAAGGCTGCGGTGTGGCGGACCCGCGACGGTGGCGCCACCTGGCGGGCGCTGCGCAAGGGGCTGCCCCAGGAGAACGTCTATTTCGGCGTGCTTCGCCAGGCCATGGCCACCGACCGGCTGGAGCCGGCCGGCGTCTACTTCGGTACCAACACCGGCATGCTGTTCGCCAGCGCCGACGAGGGCGAAAGCTGGAGCCGCGTCGCCGAGTATCTGCCGCCCATCCTGTCGGTCGAGACGCTGGTGGCCGAGGCATGA
- a CDS encoding MarR family winged helix-turn-helix transcriptional regulator yields MARHFDEALRPVALTNGQFSLLMSLNRPKPPAMGEVAALLAMDRTTLTANLKPLERRGLLTVSVDESDRRSRRLALTAAGRTLLAKAFPIWRASHAAVERRLAGSDPDRLRADLRALS; encoded by the coding sequence ATGGCGCGCCATTTCGACGAGGCGCTGCGGCCGGTGGCGCTGACCAACGGCCAGTTCTCCCTGCTGATGTCGCTCAACCGCCCCAAGCCGCCGGCCATGGGCGAGGTCGCCGCCCTGCTGGCCATGGACCGCACGACGCTGACCGCCAACCTCAAACCGCTGGAGCGGCGCGGTTTGCTGACGGTATCGGTCGACGAGTCCGACCGGCGCAGCCGCCGCCTGGCGCTGACGGCCGCCGGCCGGACATTGCTGGCCAAGGCGTTCCCCATTTGGAGGGCGTCACACGCGGCGGTCGAGCGCCGCCTCGCCGGCTCCGACCCCGACCGCCTGCGCGCCGACCTGCGCGCGCTGTCCTGA
- a CDS encoding pyridoxal-phosphate dependent enzyme encodes MTTLGLETGIVDKAIYDNSVRRFRDAGIVLPTFSQLAEPDRIPEAVRRRVASADPDRADPLNLFRVHWYNAADRKGSVAQPAFLEIPSALSGVPARIVLALGERFPMIRAHKVLAAYGCLAPRVITGQFDPSQHRAIWPSTGNYCRGGVAISRIMGCRGVAVLPENMSRERFAWLEKWVTDMGDIIRTPGSESNVKEIYDKCAELDRDPANVIFNQFCEFGNYLVHRVCTGPALGAVFESLGGEKAGLNLAAYVSASGSGGTLAAGDYLKDRFGARIIAVEALECPTLLYNGFGEHNIQGIGDKHVPYIHNVMNTDFVAAVSDESTDTIGVLFNTEVGRRYLAERHGIAADVLAALSDVGLSGICNLLAAIKTAKYLDLGPEDVIMTVATDGAEMYGTEKEMATSRYFGGDFDTIHAAEVWAGEIKRVAVDHLHELSRVDRKRIFNLGYFTWVEQQGVAIEDFNRRRDQKFWDGLLDLVPAWDAMIEEFNGRTGAAKAL; translated from the coding sequence ATGACCACGCTCGGCCTCGAAACCGGAATCGTCGACAAGGCGATCTACGACAACTCGGTCCGCCGCTTCCGCGACGCCGGTATCGTGCTGCCCACCTTCTCGCAGTTGGCCGAGCCCGACCGCATCCCCGAGGCGGTGCGCCGCCGCGTCGCGTCGGCCGATCCAGACCGCGCCGATCCGCTCAACCTGTTCCGCGTGCACTGGTACAACGCCGCCGACCGCAAGGGCAGCGTCGCCCAGCCGGCTTTCCTGGAGATTCCGTCGGCGCTGTCCGGCGTGCCGGCCCGCATCGTGCTGGCGCTGGGCGAGCGGTTTCCGATGATCCGCGCCCACAAGGTGCTGGCCGCCTATGGCTGCCTGGCGCCGCGCGTCATCACCGGACAGTTCGATCCCAGCCAGCATCGCGCCATCTGGCCCTCCACCGGCAACTACTGCCGCGGCGGCGTCGCCATCTCGCGCATCATGGGCTGCCGCGGCGTCGCCGTGCTGCCCGAGAACATGAGCCGCGAGCGCTTCGCCTGGCTGGAGAAGTGGGTGACCGACATGGGCGACATCATCCGCACGCCGGGCTCGGAGAGCAACGTCAAGGAAATCTACGACAAGTGCGCCGAGCTCGATCGCGACCCGGCCAACGTCATTTTCAACCAGTTCTGCGAGTTCGGGAACTACCTGGTGCACCGCGTCTGCACCGGCCCGGCGCTGGGCGCCGTCTTCGAGTCGCTGGGCGGCGAAAAGGCGGGCCTCAACCTGGCGGCCTATGTCTCGGCCTCCGGTTCGGGCGGCACGCTGGCGGCCGGCGACTATCTGAAGGATCGCTTCGGCGCCCGCATCATCGCCGTCGAGGCGCTGGAATGCCCGACGCTGCTTTATAACGGCTTCGGCGAGCACAACATCCAGGGCATCGGCGACAAGCACGTGCCCTACATTCACAACGTCATGAACACCGACTTCGTGGCCGCCGTCAGCGACGAATCGACCGACACCATCGGCGTGCTGTTCAACACCGAGGTCGGCCGCCGTTACCTGGCCGAACGCCACGGCATCGCCGCCGACGTGCTGGCCGCCCTTTCCGACGTCGGGCTTTCGGGCATCTGCAACCTGCTGGCCGCCATCAAGACGGCGAAGTACCTGGACCTCGGCCCCGAGGACGTGATCATGACCGTGGCCACCGACGGCGCCGAGATGTACGGCACCGAAAAGGAGATGGCGACGAGCCGCTATTTCGGCGGCGATTTCGACACCATCCACGCCGCCGAGGTGTGGGCCGGCGAGATCAAGCGGGTTGCCGTCGACCACCTGCACGAGCTCTCCCGGGTCGATCGCAAGCGGATCTTCAACCTGGGCTACTTCACCTGGGTCGAACAGCAGGGCGTCGCCATCGAGGACTTCAACCGTCGCCGCGACCAGAAGTTCTGGGACGGCCTCCTGGACCTGGTGCCGGCCTGGGACGCGATGATCGAGGAGTTCAACGGCCGCACCGGTGCGGCGAAAGCGCTCTGA
- a CDS encoding pyridoxal-phosphate dependent enzyme, with protein sequence MANVRVTCSGCGAVVAADATLAFRCPNAADDDGIDHVLVRRLGGPEVAFPEPAAALADQNPFIRYRRLLLGYHLARRHGLTDADFCGLVEDLDAAVARVDGRGFRVTPFAPQPALAAAIGMPAGAEVWVKDETANVSGSHKARHLMGVMIYLKVLERAGLPVAQGLRARRLAIASCGNAALAAAVIASAAEWPLDVFIPPDAEAPVVKRLQDLGATCHVMERQAGQPGDPCYHGFRRAVAEGGLPFGVQGNEVGLAIEGGHTLGWEMADALRAAGTDLDLLVVQVGGGALGSACYQGLREARDFGALKRLPAIFTVQTMGAYPLKQAFTRFAGEADPEDLAGSLRHAARNRAEFMKPWPATPHSVAHGILDDETYDWLALVEAMAVTDGDARIVGEPRLIEAHRLGTEAAGIAVSHTGSAGLAGLIDLAAAGLPEGARAAVLFTGAERT encoded by the coding sequence ATGGCCAATGTGCGGGTCACCTGTTCGGGGTGCGGTGCCGTCGTCGCCGCCGATGCGACGCTGGCCTTCCGCTGCCCCAATGCCGCCGACGATGACGGCATCGACCACGTGCTGGTCCGCCGCCTGGGCGGGCCCGAGGTCGCCTTCCCGGAACCGGCCGCCGCACTCGCCGACCAAAACCCGTTCATCCGCTACCGGCGGCTTCTGCTCGGCTATCACCTGGCGCGCCGCCACGGCCTGACCGACGCCGACTTCTGCGGCCTGGTCGAGGATCTGGATGCCGCCGTCGCCCGCGTCGACGGACGGGGCTTTCGCGTCACGCCCTTCGCGCCACAGCCGGCGCTTGCCGCCGCCATCGGCATGCCGGCCGGGGCCGAGGTGTGGGTCAAGGACGAGACCGCCAACGTCAGCGGCTCGCACAAGGCCCGCCACCTGATGGGGGTGATGATCTACTTGAAGGTGCTGGAGCGGGCCGGCCTGCCGGTCGCCCAGGGCCTGCGCGCCCGGCGCCTCGCCATCGCCAGTTGCGGCAACGCGGCCCTGGCCGCCGCCGTGATCGCCAGCGCCGCCGAGTGGCCGCTCGACGTCTTCATCCCGCCCGACGCCGAGGCCCCGGTGGTGAAGCGGCTCCAGGATCTCGGGGCCACCTGCCACGTCATGGAGCGCCAGGCGGGACAGCCGGGCGATCCCTGCTACCACGGCTTCCGCCGGGCGGTGGCGGAAGGCGGCCTGCCGTTCGGCGTGCAGGGCAACGAGGTCGGCCTCGCCATCGAGGGCGGCCACACGCTGGGCTGGGAAATGGCCGATGCGCTGCGCGCGGCCGGAACCGACCTCGACCTGCTGGTCGTCCAGGTCGGCGGCGGCGCGCTGGGCTCGGCCTGCTACCAGGGCCTGCGCGAGGCCCGCGATTTCGGCGCGCTCAAGCGCCTGCCCGCCATCTTCACCGTGCAGACCATGGGTGCCTATCCGCTGAAGCAGGCCTTCACCCGCTTCGCCGGCGAGGCCGACCCCGAGGACTTGGCCGGTTCGCTGCGCCATGCCGCACGAAACCGCGCCGAGTTCATGAAGCCGTGGCCGGCCACGCCGCATAGCGTGGCGCACGGCATCCTCGATGACGAGACCTACGACTGGCTGGCCTTGGTCGAGGCCATGGCGGTGACCGACGGCGACGCCCGCATCGTCGGCGAGCCCCGGCTGATCGAGGCCCATCGCCTGGGGACCGAGGCCGCCGGCATCGCCGTCTCGCACACCGGCTCGGCCGGCCTGGCCGGCCTCATCGACCTGGCGGCGGCGGGGTTGCCCGAGGGGGCGCGGGCGGCCGTTCTGTTCACCGGCGCCGAGCGGACCTGA
- a CDS encoding helix-turn-helix transcriptional regulator produces MDTHLLDHLKRTADAIVAVFGSHAEVVVHDFSHPDHAVVHVAGNLTGREVGAPVSHFPFRIVKEQGDDAEDVLGYKNVTSKGRVLKCSTVFVRDDEGHVVGCLSINFDVSEYMRLNAVLAEHVEFSPVAETTRKEFHTTTFPETVESIIDGIVGAFGKAPSDLSKEDRLKIVADLGKAGVFMYKGTVQYVADALGTSRYTIYGYLRETKAEPADSTAE; encoded by the coding sequence ATGGACACCCATCTTCTCGACCATCTGAAACGTACCGCCGACGCCATCGTCGCCGTTTTCGGCTCGCACGCCGAGGTGGTCGTGCACGACTTCTCGCACCCCGACCACGCCGTCGTTCACGTCGCCGGCAACCTGACCGGGCGCGAGGTCGGGGCGCCGGTCAGCCATTTCCCGTTTCGTATCGTCAAGGAGCAGGGCGACGACGCCGAGGACGTGCTGGGCTACAAGAACGTCACCAGCAAGGGCCGGGTGCTCAAGTGCTCGACCGTCTTCGTGCGCGACGACGAGGGCCATGTCGTCGGCTGCCTTTCGATCAACTTCGACGTCAGCGAGTACATGCGGCTCAACGCCGTGCTGGCCGAGCACGTCGAGTTTTCGCCGGTGGCCGAAACCACCCGCAAGGAATTCCACACCACCACCTTTCCCGAGACCGTGGAATCGATCATCGACGGCATCGTCGGCGCCTTCGGCAAGGCCCCTTCGGACTTGAGCAAGGAGGACCGCCTGAAGATCGTGGCCGACCTCGGGAAGGCCGGGGTGTTCATGTACAAGGGCACGGTGCAGTACGTGGCCGACGCGCTGGGCACCTCGCGTTACACCATCTACGGCTATCTGCGGGAAACCAAGGCCGAGCCGGCCGACAGTACCGCCGAATGA